ACATTATGGGGGTCAAATTTATGTTATTACTAGATCACCACAAGACCTTATGGGAACTACTATTTCTCCACACTTCGTTGGGAAACAACTCAAGATACTATTAAAATTAAAAGAGTTGAAATGCGATATTCATTCTTGTCCTAAGTTGCATGCTAAAGCTACAGTAACTTCACAAGGTGCCGTTTCAGGCTCATTTAATCTAACTGAGAGTGGAAGATTCTTTAATCTTGAAGAAGGGCACTTCTTTCCAAACGTTGAAGAATCGCAAAAGCAATATTCGGATATCCTTGCGTGGGTTCAAGATTTATTCTCAAATCAATCTATACAAATAACAGACAATGATTTACTTTTAAACCCATGAACCCCACTCTGCTACCGAAAGGACACTTAAGGTTCGATACACGAAACGTTTAAACCGCGCTCTAGCCGAGCGTGAATAAGTTGC
This genomic stretch from Candidatus Bathyarchaeota archaeon harbors:
- a CDS encoding phospholipase D-like domain-containing protein, coding for MIDVDLLVSECIKANRGEKAFAYLVSPFISDFRIPASLVKFASNLINVTDVEHMSDLIALLAHYGGQIYVITRSPQDLMGTTISPHFVGKQLKILLKLKELKCDIHSCPKLHAKATVTSQGAVSGSFNLTESGRFFNLEEGHFFPNVEESQKQYSDILAWVQDLFSNQSIQITDNDLLLNP